Proteins encoded within one genomic window of Panicum virgatum strain AP13 chromosome 1N, P.virgatum_v5, whole genome shotgun sequence:
- the LOC120656519 gene encoding disease resistance protein RGA5-like isoform X2: MVVAIVGFGGLGKTTLAKQVFDKIAGNFGCTAFVPVSRNPDINKVLRDILLDFNSGDSPEALRQLDKRQLINKLRKYIEGKRYLVAVDDIWSKDAWIILDSALFRNNHGSRIIVTTRKNDVAEECCPSSLDHVYRMDPLDKNDSENLFVEKAFGRKGCPPNLRDVCGKILKKCAGSPLAIVTLSGLLRNKVTVSQCEEVLHSLSNAVPEDSDVDAMRKILSFSYFDLPHHLRTCLLYFSMFPEDIMIRRKRLLNMWIAEGFVHCSDGRNKTEIAGHYFAQLISRNLIQPVDIQYDGQAQACRVHDTILDFIVSKSLEENFVSFLGYQLGRPDDKVRRLSIHYQKFQDGAGLAGQDLSHVRSLCIFGEPLHKSCTVSLRGLTNLRVFDARNGSPYYTERDDELFDVVLTFPHIDFDVSESPQLKYLDMYELMPMEMARQFYTREVLTGIANLQYLETLDLRSAMVKELPSDIYKLQQLVRLFIRPRVILATGIGRMEALEELKEISIYSFYSLEFLQELAQLTKLRSIHIRMEDGQIGLEQELVLISSIYKLSMCNLHSLKIEFFNNCDAQYGTYALSLQYPLQSLRKFQMRHIHFTKIPNWMGSLNHLEKLALEVGEMEQKDLDILGELPSLLYLFFAVIECPKEMLTFRESTGFHCLKYLDVGNILNGAVMLEFQAGSMPRLEHLELAIHTSDSTLCGCFVSGIEHLNMLTRVRILIFKEPDQDGVATDVESAITSAVDKLPNNPTLRIEVSPVFPVHNKAYNMRGGLGSSRRGRLM, from the exons ATGGTGGTGGCCATTGTTGGATTTGGAGGCCTAGGCAAGACTACTCTCGCTAAACAGGTTTTCGACAAAATTGCCGGGAACTTCGGCTGCACAGCTTTCGTGCCTGTGTCAAGAAACCCCGATATCAATAAGGTTCTGAGAGATATATTGTTGGATTTCAATTCTGGCGACTCGCCCGAAGCTCTACGACAGCTTGATAAACGGCAACTCATAAATAAGCTCAGGAAATACATCGAAGGGAAGAG GTACCTGGTTGCTGTTGATGACATATGGAGCAAAGATGCATGGATAATTCTAGATAGTGCACTGTTCAGAAATAATCATGGCAGTAGAATAATTGTCACGACACGCAAGAATGACGTTGCTGAAGAATGCTGCCCTTCTAGCCTCGATCATGTCTACAGAATGGATCCTCTTGACAAGAATGACTCAGAAAACTTGTTCGTAGAAAAAGCCTTTGGCCGCAAAGGATGCCCTCCTAATCTCAGAGATGTTTGTGGTAAAATCTTGAAAAAATGTGCTGGGTCTCCACTGGCCATCGTAACCTTGTCTGGTTTGTTGCGTAATAAGGTGACAGTATCTCAATGCGAGGAGGTGCTACATTCTCTGAGTAATGCAGTTCCGGAGGACTCTGATGTTGATGCGATGAGAAAGATATTATCTTTCAGCTATTTCGATCTTCCTCATCATCTAAGAACATGTCTATTATATTTTAGCATGTTTCCGGAAGATATCATGATCAGAAGGAAGCGTTTGTTAAATATGTGGATTGCTGAAGGGTTTGTTCATTGCAGTGATGGAAGAAATAAAACTGAAATTGCTGGTCATTATTTTGCTCAGCTCATCAGTAGAAACTTGATCCAGCCGGTGGACATACAGTATGATGGCCAGGCACAGGCTTGTCGGGTTCACGACACTATTTTGGATTTCATTGTGTCTAAATCCCTTGAAGAGAACTTCGTTTCGTTTCTTGGTTATCAGTTGGGCAGACCAGATGACAAGGTTCGTCGCTTATCTATCCATTACCAGAAGTTCCAAGATGGCGCAGGACTTGCAGGACAGGATCTATCTCATGTCCGATCACTTTGTATTTTTGGGGAACCTCTGCACAAGTCATGTACTGTTTCTCTTAGGGGACTGACCAATTTGCGAGTTTTTGATGCCAGGAATGGTTCCCCTTATTATACAGAGCGTGATGATGAATTATTTGATGTGGTATTAACGTTTCCTCATATTGATTTTGATGTGTCAGAGTCTCCTCAGCTGAAGTATTTGGACATGTATGAACTTATGCCGATGGAAATGGCAAGACAATTTTACACAAGGGAGGTCTTAACAGGGATTGCAAACCTGCAGTATCTAGAAACACTGGACTTAAGGAGTGCCATGGTAAAGGAGTTGCCGTCTGATATTTACAAACTTCAGCAGCTAGTGCGTCTGTTCATCAGACCAAGGGTCATATTGGCCACTGGCATTGGACGAATGGAGGCCTTGGAAGAGCTGAAAGAGATCTCTATCTACAGCTTCTATTCACTGGAATTCCTGCAAGAACTAGCCCAGCTAACCAAGCTGAGATCAATTCACATTCGCATGGAAGATGGTCAGATCGGTCTTGAACAGGAATTGGTCTTAATATCTTCAATTTACAAACTAAGCATGTGCAACCTTCATTCACTTAAGATTGAATTTTTCAACAATTGTGACGCTCAATATGGCACGTATGCCCTTTCCTTGCAATATCCTCTACAAAGTCTGAGAAAGTTCCAAATGAGGCACATCCACTTCACTAAGATTCCAAATTGGATGGGCTCACTAAATCACCTTGAGAAACTAGCATTGGAAGTCGGAGAAATGGAGCAGAAAGATCTGGATATCCTAGGAGAGTTGCCCAGCCTACTATACCTCTTTTTTGCAGTTATTGAGTGCCCTAAAGAAATGTTAACTTTCAGGGAGAGCACAGGATTCCATTGTCTGAAGTATTTGGATGTAGGCAATATCCTTAATGGAGCGGTAATGCTGGAGTTTCAAGCTGGATCTATGCCGAGGCTTGAACACCTAGAACTTGCCATACACACGTCCGACAGTACCTTATGCGGCTGTTTTGTTTCCGGCATTGAGCACCTTAACATGCTGACCAGGGTTCGCATTTTGATTTTTAAGGAGCCGGATCAGGATGGGGTGGCGACAGACGTCGAGTCTGCTATTACGAGTGCAGTCGACAAGCTTCCAAACAATCCCACACTCCGTATTGAGGTGAGCCCAGTCTTCCCGGTACACAACAAAGCCTATAACATGCGTGGTGGGCTGGGGAGTAGCAGGCGGGGGAGACTTATGTAA
- the LOC120653640 gene encoding disease resistance protein RGA4-like gives MARRGSPAAGAKGGAGVELRMGWGEEMVDPSKIIETAAGGCLVALVRKLASLTLSEISQLSAISGNIDWLKEELQLLHAVLLDLSDEENPSHQMKLWKNKIRELSYDIDDAINGFLLASSKEKDPGLQHDPGFVDRIMATIRRCTDRIRSLPSDFGITREIKKLKDRVNAAEDRHKRLKTGTNSDAGPSYDAIPIRDVAQYADPASLVGIDAPREEIIRKLSLQVPPCRALQ, from the exons ATGGCGCGGCGCGGgagcccggcggccggcgccaaGGGCGGCGCGGGAGTAGAGCTGCGAATGGGTTGG GGAGAAGAGATGGTGGATCCATCCAAGATTATCGAAACAGCCGCGGGAGGCTGCCTGGTAGCTCTGGTCAGGAAGCTCGCTTCCCTGACGCTCAGTGAGATCTCCCAGCTGAGTGCCATCTCCGGCAACATCGACTGGCTGAAAGAGGAGCTGCAGCTCCTGCACGCCGTCCTGCTAGATCTGTCAGATGAGGAGAATCCTAGCCACCAAATGAAGCTCTGGAAGAACAAAATAAGAGAGCTATCATATGACATCGATGATGCCATCAACGGGTTCCTACTCGCCTCGAGCAAGGAGAAAGATCCCGGACTCCAGCATGACCCAGGCTTCGTTGATCGCATCATGGCGACCATTCGAAGGTGCACCGATCGAATCAGAAGCTTACCCTCTGATTTCGGGATCACCCGAGAGATCAAGAAGCTCAAGGATCGTGTTAATGCGGCAGAAGACCGGCACAAGAGGTTAAAGACAGGGACGAACAGTGATGCTGGCCCAAGCTATGATGCTATTCCTATCCGGGATGTTGCTCAATATGCGGATCCAGCTAGCCTCGTGGGCATTGATGCTCCGAGAGAAGAGATCATCCGCAAGCTCAGTCTCCAGGTGCCGCCGTGCCGGGCTCTTCAGTGA
- the LOC120656519 gene encoding disease resistance protein RGA5-like isoform X1 — MVVAIVGFGGLGKTTLAKQVFDKIAGNFGCTAFVPVSRNPDINKVLRDILLDFNSGDSPEALRQLDKRQLINKLRKYIEGKRYLVAVDDIWSKDAWIILDSALFRNNHGSRIIVTTRKNDVAEECCPSSLDHVYRMDPLDKNDSENLFVEKAFGRKGCPPNLRDVCGKILKKCAGSPLAIVTLSGLLRNKVTVSQCEEVLHSLSNAVPEDSDVDAMRKILSFSYFDLPHHLRTCLLYFSMFPEDIMIRRKRLLNMWIAEGFVHCSDGRNKTEIAGHYFAQLISRNLIQPVDIQYDGQAQACRVHDTILDFIVSKSLEENFVSFLGYQLGRPDDKVRRLSIHYQKFQDGAGLAGQDLSHVRSLCIFGEPLHKSCTVSLRGLTNLRVFDARNGSPYYTERDDELFDVVLTFPHIDFDVSESPQLKYLDMYELMPMEMARQFYTREVLTGIANLQYLETLDLRSAMVKELPSDIYKLQQLVRLFIRPRVILATGIGRMEALEELKEISIYSFYSLEFLQELAQLTKLRSIHIRMEDGQIGLEQELVLISSIYKLSMCNLHSLKIEFFNNCDAQYGTYALSLQYPLQSLRKFQMRHIHFTKIPNWMGSLNHLEKLALEVGEMEQKDLDILGELPSLLYLFFAVIECPKEMLTFRESTGFHCLKYLDVGNILNGAVMLEFQAGSMPRLEHLELAIHTSDSTLCGCFVSGIEHLNMLTRVRILIFKEPDQDGVATDVESAITSAVDKLPNNPTLRIEFWAFGMRHAKLLIKGEPLKVTLWFSRFHVLLSKENGHHFYYCVCWCDSCASFVVMLACLFVLNLEYICIF; from the exons ATGGTGGTGGCCATTGTTGGATTTGGAGGCCTAGGCAAGACTACTCTCGCTAAACAGGTTTTCGACAAAATTGCCGGGAACTTCGGCTGCACAGCTTTCGTGCCTGTGTCAAGAAACCCCGATATCAATAAGGTTCTGAGAGATATATTGTTGGATTTCAATTCTGGCGACTCGCCCGAAGCTCTACGACAGCTTGATAAACGGCAACTCATAAATAAGCTCAGGAAATACATCGAAGGGAAGAG GTACCTGGTTGCTGTTGATGACATATGGAGCAAAGATGCATGGATAATTCTAGATAGTGCACTGTTCAGAAATAATCATGGCAGTAGAATAATTGTCACGACACGCAAGAATGACGTTGCTGAAGAATGCTGCCCTTCTAGCCTCGATCATGTCTACAGAATGGATCCTCTTGACAAGAATGACTCAGAAAACTTGTTCGTAGAAAAAGCCTTTGGCCGCAAAGGATGCCCTCCTAATCTCAGAGATGTTTGTGGTAAAATCTTGAAAAAATGTGCTGGGTCTCCACTGGCCATCGTAACCTTGTCTGGTTTGTTGCGTAATAAGGTGACAGTATCTCAATGCGAGGAGGTGCTACATTCTCTGAGTAATGCAGTTCCGGAGGACTCTGATGTTGATGCGATGAGAAAGATATTATCTTTCAGCTATTTCGATCTTCCTCATCATCTAAGAACATGTCTATTATATTTTAGCATGTTTCCGGAAGATATCATGATCAGAAGGAAGCGTTTGTTAAATATGTGGATTGCTGAAGGGTTTGTTCATTGCAGTGATGGAAGAAATAAAACTGAAATTGCTGGTCATTATTTTGCTCAGCTCATCAGTAGAAACTTGATCCAGCCGGTGGACATACAGTATGATGGCCAGGCACAGGCTTGTCGGGTTCACGACACTATTTTGGATTTCATTGTGTCTAAATCCCTTGAAGAGAACTTCGTTTCGTTTCTTGGTTATCAGTTGGGCAGACCAGATGACAAGGTTCGTCGCTTATCTATCCATTACCAGAAGTTCCAAGATGGCGCAGGACTTGCAGGACAGGATCTATCTCATGTCCGATCACTTTGTATTTTTGGGGAACCTCTGCACAAGTCATGTACTGTTTCTCTTAGGGGACTGACCAATTTGCGAGTTTTTGATGCCAGGAATGGTTCCCCTTATTATACAGAGCGTGATGATGAATTATTTGATGTGGTATTAACGTTTCCTCATATTGATTTTGATGTGTCAGAGTCTCCTCAGCTGAAGTATTTGGACATGTATGAACTTATGCCGATGGAAATGGCAAGACAATTTTACACAAGGGAGGTCTTAACAGGGATTGCAAACCTGCAGTATCTAGAAACACTGGACTTAAGGAGTGCCATGGTAAAGGAGTTGCCGTCTGATATTTACAAACTTCAGCAGCTAGTGCGTCTGTTCATCAGACCAAGGGTCATATTGGCCACTGGCATTGGACGAATGGAGGCCTTGGAAGAGCTGAAAGAGATCTCTATCTACAGCTTCTATTCACTGGAATTCCTGCAAGAACTAGCCCAGCTAACCAAGCTGAGATCAATTCACATTCGCATGGAAGATGGTCAGATCGGTCTTGAACAGGAATTGGTCTTAATATCTTCAATTTACAAACTAAGCATGTGCAACCTTCATTCACTTAAGATTGAATTTTTCAACAATTGTGACGCTCAATATGGCACGTATGCCCTTTCCTTGCAATATCCTCTACAAAGTCTGAGAAAGTTCCAAATGAGGCACATCCACTTCACTAAGATTCCAAATTGGATGGGCTCACTAAATCACCTTGAGAAACTAGCATTGGAAGTCGGAGAAATGGAGCAGAAAGATCTGGATATCCTAGGAGAGTTGCCCAGCCTACTATACCTCTTTTTTGCAGTTATTGAGTGCCCTAAAGAAATGTTAACTTTCAGGGAGAGCACAGGATTCCATTGTCTGAAGTATTTGGATGTAGGCAATATCCTTAATGGAGCGGTAATGCTGGAGTTTCAAGCTGGATCTATGCCGAGGCTTGAACACCTAGAACTTGCCATACACACGTCCGACAGTACCTTATGCGGCTGTTTTGTTTCCGGCATTGAGCACCTTAACATGCTGACCAGGGTTCGCATTTTGATTTTTAAGGAGCCGGATCAGGATGGGGTGGCGACAGACGTCGAGTCTGCTATTACGAGTGCAGTCGACAAGCTTCCAAACAATCCCACACTCCGTATTGAG TTCTGGGCCTTTGGGATGCGGCATGCTAAATTGTTGATCAAGGGTGAGCCTTTGAAGGTTACATTGTGGTTCTCCAGGTTTCATGTGCTCCTCAGCAAAGAAAATGGCCATCACTTCTACTACTGTGTGTGTTGGTGTGACAGCTGCGCGAGTTTTGTTGTGATGCTTGCATGCTTGTTTGTCTTAAACCTTGAGTATATCTGCATTTTTTAA
- the LOC120656519 gene encoding disease resistance protein RGA5-like isoform X3, whose product MDPLDKNDSENLFVEKAFGRKGCPPNLRDVCGKILKKCAGSPLAIVTLSGLLRNKVTVSQCEEVLHSLSNAVPEDSDVDAMRKILSFSYFDLPHHLRTCLLYFSMFPEDIMIRRKRLLNMWIAEGFVHCSDGRNKTEIAGHYFAQLISRNLIQPVDIQYDGQAQACRVHDTILDFIVSKSLEENFVSFLGYQLGRPDDKVRRLSIHYQKFQDGAGLAGQDLSHVRSLCIFGEPLHKSCTVSLRGLTNLRVFDARNGSPYYTERDDELFDVVLTFPHIDFDVSESPQLKYLDMYELMPMEMARQFYTREVLTGIANLQYLETLDLRSAMVKELPSDIYKLQQLVRLFIRPRVILATGIGRMEALEELKEISIYSFYSLEFLQELAQLTKLRSIHIRMEDGQIGLEQELVLISSIYKLSMCNLHSLKIEFFNNCDAQYGTYALSLQYPLQSLRKFQMRHIHFTKIPNWMGSLNHLEKLALEVGEMEQKDLDILGELPSLLYLFFAVIECPKEMLTFRESTGFHCLKYLDVGNILNGAVMLEFQAGSMPRLEHLELAIHTSDSTLCGCFVSGIEHLNMLTRVRILIFKEPDQDGVATDVESAITSAVDKLPNNPTLRIEFWAFGMRHAKLLIKGEPLKVTLWFSRFHVLLSKENGHHFYYCVCWCDSCASFVVMLACLFVLNLEYICIF is encoded by the exons ATGGATCCTCTTGACAAGAATGACTCAGAAAACTTGTTCGTAGAAAAAGCCTTTGGCCGCAAAGGATGCCCTCCTAATCTCAGAGATGTTTGTGGTAAAATCTTGAAAAAATGTGCTGGGTCTCCACTGGCCATCGTAACCTTGTCTGGTTTGTTGCGTAATAAGGTGACAGTATCTCAATGCGAGGAGGTGCTACATTCTCTGAGTAATGCAGTTCCGGAGGACTCTGATGTTGATGCGATGAGAAAGATATTATCTTTCAGCTATTTCGATCTTCCTCATCATCTAAGAACATGTCTATTATATTTTAGCATGTTTCCGGAAGATATCATGATCAGAAGGAAGCGTTTGTTAAATATGTGGATTGCTGAAGGGTTTGTTCATTGCAGTGATGGAAGAAATAAAACTGAAATTGCTGGTCATTATTTTGCTCAGCTCATCAGTAGAAACTTGATCCAGCCGGTGGACATACAGTATGATGGCCAGGCACAGGCTTGTCGGGTTCACGACACTATTTTGGATTTCATTGTGTCTAAATCCCTTGAAGAGAACTTCGTTTCGTTTCTTGGTTATCAGTTGGGCAGACCAGATGACAAGGTTCGTCGCTTATCTATCCATTACCAGAAGTTCCAAGATGGCGCAGGACTTGCAGGACAGGATCTATCTCATGTCCGATCACTTTGTATTTTTGGGGAACCTCTGCACAAGTCATGTACTGTTTCTCTTAGGGGACTGACCAATTTGCGAGTTTTTGATGCCAGGAATGGTTCCCCTTATTATACAGAGCGTGATGATGAATTATTTGATGTGGTATTAACGTTTCCTCATATTGATTTTGATGTGTCAGAGTCTCCTCAGCTGAAGTATTTGGACATGTATGAACTTATGCCGATGGAAATGGCAAGACAATTTTACACAAGGGAGGTCTTAACAGGGATTGCAAACCTGCAGTATCTAGAAACACTGGACTTAAGGAGTGCCATGGTAAAGGAGTTGCCGTCTGATATTTACAAACTTCAGCAGCTAGTGCGTCTGTTCATCAGACCAAGGGTCATATTGGCCACTGGCATTGGACGAATGGAGGCCTTGGAAGAGCTGAAAGAGATCTCTATCTACAGCTTCTATTCACTGGAATTCCTGCAAGAACTAGCCCAGCTAACCAAGCTGAGATCAATTCACATTCGCATGGAAGATGGTCAGATCGGTCTTGAACAGGAATTGGTCTTAATATCTTCAATTTACAAACTAAGCATGTGCAACCTTCATTCACTTAAGATTGAATTTTTCAACAATTGTGACGCTCAATATGGCACGTATGCCCTTTCCTTGCAATATCCTCTACAAAGTCTGAGAAAGTTCCAAATGAGGCACATCCACTTCACTAAGATTCCAAATTGGATGGGCTCACTAAATCACCTTGAGAAACTAGCATTGGAAGTCGGAGAAATGGAGCAGAAAGATCTGGATATCCTAGGAGAGTTGCCCAGCCTACTATACCTCTTTTTTGCAGTTATTGAGTGCCCTAAAGAAATGTTAACTTTCAGGGAGAGCACAGGATTCCATTGTCTGAAGTATTTGGATGTAGGCAATATCCTTAATGGAGCGGTAATGCTGGAGTTTCAAGCTGGATCTATGCCGAGGCTTGAACACCTAGAACTTGCCATACACACGTCCGACAGTACCTTATGCGGCTGTTTTGTTTCCGGCATTGAGCACCTTAACATGCTGACCAGGGTTCGCATTTTGATTTTTAAGGAGCCGGATCAGGATGGGGTGGCGACAGACGTCGAGTCTGCTATTACGAGTGCAGTCGACAAGCTTCCAAACAATCCCACACTCCGTATTGAG TTCTGGGCCTTTGGGATGCGGCATGCTAAATTGTTGATCAAGGGTGAGCCTTTGAAGGTTACATTGTGGTTCTCCAGGTTTCATGTGCTCCTCAGCAAAGAAAATGGCCATCACTTCTACTACTGTGTGTGTTGGTGTGACAGCTGCGCGAGTTTTGTTGTGATGCTTGCATGCTTGTTTGTCTTAAACCTTGAGTATATCTGCATTTTTTAA